The Streptomyces sp. NBC_01142 genomic interval GGTGGGCACGGTGGCCGCCCAGCACCCGCCCGAGCCGCCTGCGCCGGTCCAGCCGCCCGAGCCGCCTGCGCCGGTCCAGCCGCCCGAGCCACCGCAGCCGCCCGGCCCGCCCGGCCCGCCCGAGGCGGGTGACCCTCGGGTCCCTCGCATCCCTCGGGTCCCGGGTGCTCCGGGCCGGGCGCGCCCGCGCGCCTGGTGGGGGTCGCCCCAGCCGTCCGCACCCCCCTCGCCCTCACCGGCGCCTCCGCGTCAACGCGCCCCGTGGGAACCCCCGCTGCCGCCCGCCCCGGACCCCCCACGCACGCCGAAGGCTCCACCCGGGCGAGTGCCGGTCCCGGACGGTGGGTTCGGCGCGGTTCCGCCGACGCAGCTCCCACGGCGATGCGGCGCCCGGCCCATCCCTTCGCGCGGCGCGCCGGACGAGGAACCCGACCGTTCGGGCCCCGCGCCGGACGCGACGCCTCACGCCACCGCCGGGCCCCAGCCCCAGCCCCAGCCCGAGACCGCGCCCAGCTCCGACAGCGACCCCACCCCCACCCCCACCCCCGACAGCGACCCCGCTCCGACGCTCCCCCGCCCCGACGCCGGATACGTCGGGGGCGGCCCGCCCACCTACGACGCCGAGCCCACCGCGCTCCCCGCCGTCCGGCCGCAGGAGTTGGACGAGCTCGTCGCCGACACCGTGCTCGACGGGGCGCGTTACGGCACGTACACCCTGCGCGCCGCCTCCGTACGCGGGGACTCCGCGCGCTACCGGGGTGAGCCGCGTCGCGACGCCCTGCTCACCGCCCGGTTCGGCAACGGGGACGCCGCGCTCGTCCTGGTCGCCGTCGCCAGTGGCGCCCGTGCCGCGGAAGCGGCGCATCTGGCCGCCGCCGACGCCTGCCGGTGGATCGGCGGGGCCGTCGGCCGCAGTCACGCCCGGCTCGCCGAGGACATAAGGGCAGGTCGCCGCGGTGACCTCAAGTCCGGGCTGCAGCGTCTCACCGACCGCTCCTTCGGCAAGCTCCGTGGCCGTGCCGCCGAGCTCGGCGTGGAGCCCGAGGAGTACACCGCGAACCTGCGCTGTCTGCTGCTCTCGGCCGACCCCGACTGCCGCACCCGCGTGTTCTTCGGCGTCGGCGGCGGCGGTCTCTTCCGCCTCCGCGACGGCGCCTGGCAGGACATCGAGCCCCGCGTCCCGGAGCCTTCCTCGGTGGCAGGAGAGCCCGTCGTGGGATACGGCTCCGCGCCCGGCGGAACGGCCGCCGTGACGCCCACCCCGACGCCTGCCCATCCCCTCGCCGGGATGCCCGCCGAACCTCTCTCCGAGACCCCCGACGGCGACCGGCTCACCATGGACCTGGGGATCGCGACGTCCCCGTCCCCGTACATCGAGGCCCCACCCCCACCCCCCGCCGACCCCTTCCGCTTCCGTGCCTCCGTGGCCCGCCCGGGCGACACCCTGCTGCTGTGCAGCAGCGGACTCGCCGAGCCGCTGCGCGGTGAGCCGGCCCTCGCCGAGGAGCTCGCCGAGCGCTGGGCGCCCGCCGAACCCCCGGGCCTGGCCACGTTCCTCACGGACACCCAGCTGAGAGTGAAGGGGTACGCCGATGACCGTACGGCTGTCGCAGTCTGGGAGGCGTAACTCCGCCCCTCATGGGTTGATGGATCCATGGCTAAGCAGAACGTGGCAGAACAGTTCGTAGACATCCTCGTCCGGGCCGGCGTCCAGCGGCTGTACGGAGTCGTCGGCGACAGCCTCAACCCCGTCGTCGACGCCATCCGCCGCACCTCCGCCATCGACTGGATCCAGGTCAGGCACGAGGAGACCGCCGCCTTCGCGGCCGGCGCCGAGGCCCAGATCACCGGAAAGCTCGCCGCCTGCGCCGGCTCCTGCGGCCCCGGCAACCTCCACCTCATCAACGGGCTGTACGACGCCCACCGCTCCATGGCCTCGGTCCTCGCCCTCGCCTCGCACATCCCCTCCGGCGAGATCGGCCTCGGTTACTTCCAGGAGACCCACCCCGACCAGCTGTTCCGCGAGTGCAGCCACTACAGCGAGATGATCTCCAGCCCGCAGCAGATGCCGCGGCTCCTCCAGACCGCGATCCAGCATGCGATCGGCCGAAGCGGCGTCAGCGTCGTCACTCTCCCGGGTGACATCGCCTCCCACGCCGCCCCGGAGAAGTCGATCGAGCACGCCCTGGTCACCACCCGCCCCTCCGTACGCCCGGGAGACACGGAGATCGACAAGCTGGCACGCATGATCGACGAGGCGGACCGGGTCACGCTCTTCTGCGGCAGCGGCACCGCGGGCGCGCACGCCGAGGTCATGCAGTTCGCCGAGCGCATCAAGTCCCCGGTCGGGCACGCGCTGCGCGGCAAGGAGTGGATCCAGTACGACAACCCGTACGACGTCGGCATGAGCGGTCTGCTCGGCTACGGCGCGGCCTACGAGGCCACCCACGAGTGCGATCTGCTGATCCTGCTGGGCACGGACTTCCCGTACAACGCCTTCCTCCCCGACGACGTCAAGATCGCCCAGGTCGACGTCAGGCCCGAGCACCTCGGCCGCCGCTCCAAGCTGGACCTGGCCGTCTGGGGCGATGTACGCGAGACGCTGCGCTGTCTGACGCCGCGCGTGCGCGCCAAGTCGGACCGCAGGTTCCTCGACAAGATGCTGAAGAAGCACGCCGACGCGCTGGAAGGCGTGATCAAGGCGTACACCCGCAAGGTGGAGAAGCATATTCCGATCCACCCCGAGTATGTCGCCTCGGTCCTCGACGAACTCGCCGACGAGGACGCGGTGTTCACTGTGGACACGGGCATGTGCAATGTGTGGGCGGCCCGCTATCTCTCGCCCAACGGGCGGCGCCGGATCATCGGCTCGTTCAGTCACGGCTCGATGGCGAACGCCCTGCCCCAGGCGATCGGCGCGCAGTTCGTCGACCGGAACCGCCAGGTCGTCTCGATGTCGGGCGACGGCGGCTTCACCATGCTGATGGGCGACTTCCTCACCCTCGTCCAGTACGACCTGCCGGTGAAGATCGTCCTGTTCAACAACTCCTCACTGTCCATGGTGGAGTTGGAGATGCTGGTCGCCGGACTTCCCTCGTACGGCACCACCAACCGCAACCCGGACTTCGCGGCGATCGCCCGGGCGGCGGGCGCGTACGGCGTACGGGTGGAGAAGCCCAAGCAGCTCGCGGGCGCGCTCAAGGACGCCTTCAAGCACAAGGGCCCCGCCCTGGTGGACATCGTCACCGATCCCCACGCGCTCTCCATCCCGCCGAAGATCAGCGCCGAGATGGTGACCGGCTTCGCGCTCTCCGCCAGCAAGATCGTGCTGGACGGCGGGGTCGGCCGTATGGTCCAGATGGCCCGCTCCAATCTGCGGAACGTGCCGCGGCCCTGAGGCGGGGACCCGGCCCGGTGCTAAGCGGGTGTGAGACGCAGCGTGAGGATCTGGAAGGGCCGCAGCTTCAGCGCGAGCCCTTCCTCACCGGTCTCGGCATCCCGCAGGGGCCGCTCGAGCAGATCGGTGACCTGGGCCCGTACGACGGGAAAGCCGACGCTCAGTACGGATTCGGCCCGGCCGCCGGCCGATTCGTAGAGCCGGACGATGACGTCTCCGCCGCGGTCGTCGGCCGGCTTGACGGACTCGATGGTGATCGAGGGGTGCCGGACCTTCACCAGGGACGCGGCCGCCGGTGCGGCCGCGACCCGCAGGGGGAGGTTGAGCGCAAGGCCTTCCTGCACGGCCTGAGTCGCAGTGCCGCCGGGCAGCAGGGCGTAGCCGAAGCGGTGGGTGCCCAGATCCGTCTGCGGATCGGGGCTGTGCGGGGCGCGCAGCAGCGTCAGCCGTACGGTCGTGCCCAGCCCCTCGTCGTGCGGGGTGCGGGTCACGTCGTGTCCGTACGTCGAGTCATTGAGCACCGCGACTCCGTACCCGGGCTCGGCGACCCGCAGCCAGCGGTGGGCGCAGATCTCGAAACGGGCCGCGTCCCAGCCGGTGTTGTCGTGCGTCGCCCGGTGCACATGCCCGAACTGGATCTCGGCGGTGGACCGTTCGGCGTGCACATCGAGGGGGAAGGCCGCCTTGAGGACCTTCTCCGGCTCCTGCCAGTCGACGTCGGTGACGACATCGACGCGCGGGCAGCCCGAGGCGAGCCGGATCTCCTGGGTGATCCGGGAGCTGCCGAAGGTGCGGACGACGCGGACCGCCGTCCGCAGCGGGCCCTCCTCCACCAGCTCGACCGACTCGGCGGCCGTCAGATCGGTGTGCTTGCGGCGGTAGTGCCGGTCGATGTCCCAGGCGTCCCACTGGTTGGGGTGGTCGGGGTGCAGCTGGAGGAGGTTGCCGCGGCTGCCGGGGGCCAGGACCTCGCGGCCGGCCGACAGGTCGCGGACGGAGGCGAGGAGCCCGTCTCCGTCCACGACGACCCGCAGCAGCCCGTTGTCGAGTACGAAGCCGCCGTCGCGGTGTACGCCAGCGACCACCTCCGCCCCGGCCACCTCCGCCCCGGCCACCTCCGCCCCGGCCCCGGCCCCGGTCGCGGTCGCGGCCGCAGGTCCGATCGCGGCCGCAGGTCCGATCGGGGTGCAGCCCAGCGCCGGTACCTCCACCGCCACCGCCACGCGTCCCTCGCGCAGCGGCTGGGCGGCCGTCCCCGTGGGCAGGGCCGCGGCCGTCTCCGCGTCCAGTTCGACCACCTCGGTCCGGTCGTACGGCGAGGCGTTGAGCACCGCGGGGCGCGCGCCCGCCCCCAGCGCGGCCACCGCGCCCGCGATGACCGCCTCCAGCTCCTCCCGTACCGCCTCATAGGTGTCCGCGGCCTCCCGGTGCACCCAGGCGATCGACGAGCCGGGCAGGATGTCGTGGAACTGGTGCAGCAGCACCGTCTTCCAGATCCGGTCCAGCACGTCGTACGGAAAGGCGTACCCGGGCGCCCGCAGCATCGCCGTCGTCGCCCACAACTCCGCCTCCCGCAGCAGATGTTCACTGCGGCGGTTGCCCTGCTTGGTCTTGGCCTGCGTGGTGTACGTCGCCCGGTGCAGCTCCAGGTAGAGCTCGCCGGACCAGACGGGGGCCGCCGGGCCGTACTCCTCCTCGGCCGCCGCGAAGAAGGCCGCCGGGTTCTCGACCGTGACCCGTGGCGAGCCCTCCAGATCCCGTAGCCTGCGCGCCTTCTCCATCATCTCCCGGGTCGGACCGCCGCCGCCGTCGCCCCAGCCGAAGGGGACCAGTGAGCGCGTTGCCCGCCCCTTGTCGGCGAAGTTCTTTTCCGCATGGGCCAACTCGGCGGCATGGAACTGTGCGTTGTACGTATCCACGGGCGGGAAGTGGGTGAAGACCCGCGTCCCGTCGATGCCCTCCCACCAGAAGGTGTGGTGCGGCATCCTGTTGGACTGGTTCCAGGACAGCTTCTGGCTCAGGAACCACTTCACCCCCGCCAGCTTCGCCAGCTGCGGGAAGGCCGCGGTGTAGCCGAAGGAGTCGGGCAGCCAGATCTCCGGTGTCTCCACCCCCAGTTCCTCGGTGAAGAACCGCTTGCCGTGCACGATCTGCCGGGCCAGCGCCTCACCGCCGGGCATGTTGGCGTCCGACTCCACCCACATCGAGCCGACCGGTGCCCAGTTCCCGTCCTCCACCGCCTTCTTGATCCGTTCCCAGATGTGCGGCTGGTGCTCCTTCACCCACGCGTACTGCTGCGCCTGCGAGCAGGCGAAGACCAGCTCCGGGTAGTCGGCGGCGAGCGCCGTCACATTGGCGAAGGTCCGTGAGGCCTTGCGTACCGTCTCGCGCAGCGGCCACAGCCAGGCGGAGTCGATATGGGCGTGCCCGGCCGCCGAGATCCGGTGGGCGCTCGCCGACGCGGGACGGGCGAGCGCGTCGGCGAGTTCGGCGCGGGCCGCGGCCGCCGTGCCCGCCACCTCGTGCAGATCGAGCACGTCGAGCATGTTCTCCAGGGCGCGCAGGATCTCGTGCCGCCGGGAGCGGTCGGCGGGCAGCTCGTGCATCAGCTCCGAGAGCACCTCGATGTCGAGGACGAGATGCCAGACGTCCTCGTTCAGTACGGCGAGATCGGCGGACGCGAATCGGTAGATCGGGCGATGCCCTGCGGTCAGTACGTCTCCGAGGAGGGTGGGTGCGAAGTCATGGAGTACGGCCGGGTTCGCGGCGGCCTCCAGCAGCAGCCGGACCTCCTCCCCGCCGGCCGCGGGGGCCGAGACGGGGATGTGCCGGTTGCGCGGGTGAATGCCCTTGAGGGGGACGCCCGCCGCGTCGTACACCAGGCCCTCCGCCTGGAAGCCCGGGCCCTCGCCGGTGAATCCGGGGTCGATCACCGCCTCCACCCGCTGACCTGCCCACTCCTTCGGAACCGTGCCCTCGAGCCGGAACCAGCTGGTGGACCAGGGCGCCCCCCATTCGGTTCCGGTCGTGAACGGTTCGTAGGCGCCCCGCAGCGCCTCGGCAACGGGCACAGGTTCTCCCGGCACATGCCAGACGGCGAGGGAGAGCGGCGCCCGCGCCGCGTACTGCGCCGGGCGGACGAACTGGCGCAGCGCCCGCTCCAGGCGCCCTTCCACCAACGTGCGGTCGTCGTGCATCGCGATTCCTCTCGCTGACTCTCGGTGGTTGACGATTGGACATGAGTGGTGTTCCCCGCGTGGGGCATGCATCCCGTGAACGTGTTCGGCAGAACGGGTCGTTCCGAGAATCCGAAGGTGGGGTCGTTCCGACGTGCGGGTGGGGATTATGACTGGGCGTCAGGGAGGGGCCGGGCCTGCCGCGAGCGGGCACGGCCGAATACCTGGGGCGGAGGGAGAACCGGAGGGCCGGCTGCGCCGCAGATTAGGCTGCGCGGATCTCACGGCAGTCTCGGAAGTGCGACGAGCGCTGCGGGACATGCTGCGGCACGGGGCGCACGGGGGGAACGCGGACATGGCGGACGTCGCGGAGCTGCTCGCGAGCGAGCTGGTGACCAATGCGCTGATCCACACCGACCACGGTGCGGTGGTCACAGCCACCGTCGCCGCCTCCACACTGCGCGTGGAGGTGCGGGATTTCGTGGCCGGACTGCCCGTGCCGCGCGTACCGGCCGCCGGCCTCGGTACGAACGGCCGGGGGCTGCTCCTCGTGGAGAGTCTCGCGGATGCCTGGGGCGTACGCGCCCAGGGCGTGGGCAAGGTGGTCTGGTTCGAGCTGCACGGACCGGAGAGGCGGCAGGGCGGCCGGGACCGGACGCACGAAGGACCGGCCTGACAGACGCAGACCGGCCCTTGGGTACGTGTGCTCACCCGAATTGCTGCTCGAGATCCTTGAGCTTGCGCTCCAGTGAGTCGAGACGCGGCAGCGCCTGGGTGTCGTCCTCCGCGGTGAGGTCCACCGTGCGCGGCTCAGTGCCATGGCTTTCCTTCACGGCCTGAAGGGAGGGCCGGGAGCGAAGAGGCAGTTGTCCCGGATCTGTTATGGCAGGCTCCGCAGCGGATCCGACAGCCCCGACGGCCTGTGGCGAGCCCCCTGCGGAATTGAGAGTGGGAAGCTCCGCCCGACGGGTCCCATGACCGCGGCCCCAGGCCCGGTGCTGCCGGTTGAGTGCCCTTATCTGCGCCCGCTCCAGCTTCACCCGGTCCCGCCTGCGGAGGCGGTTCCGCTCCTTCTCGCGCCGGTCCTCGCGGACCTCGTCGACCGCCTCGTCCAGGGTGCGTACGCCCTCGAGCAGCATCAGCGACCAGGCGCCGAAGGTCTCCCGGGGAGCCCGCAGCCACCGTACGATCCGGATCTGCGGCAGCGGGCGGGGTACCAGTCCCTGCTCGCGCAGCGCCGCCCTGCGGGTCTGCTTCAGCGCCCGGTCGAACAGGACCGCGGCCGAGAGGGACATGCCGGCGAAGAACTGCGGGGCGCCCGCGTGGTCCAGCCCCCGCGGCGCATGGACCCAGTTGAACCAGGCGGCGGCGCCCGCGAAGGTCCACACCAGCAGCCGCGAGCCGAGGGCCGCGTCACCGTGGCTGGCCTCGCGCACCGCGAGCACCGAGCAGAACATGGCCGCGCCGTCGAGGCCGAAGGGGACCAGATACTCCCAGCCCCCGCTGAGATTGAGATTCTGCCGGCCGAAGCCGACGAGGCCGTGGAAGGAGAGCGCGGCGGCAACGGCGGCACAGCAGAAGAGGAGCAGGTAGGAGGCGGTGCCGTAGACCGCTTCCTTGCGCCTGCGGCGCTCCTCGCTGCGTTCCCAGGAGTCCTCTTTCGCGGCCTTGTCACCGGCGCGCTTGCCGCGGGCGAGCACCGCCACCGCCGTCACGGCCCCCACGAGCAGCACGCCACCCGGAAGCAGCCAGTCGAGCGATATCTCGGTCAGTCTCATGTGCGGTGTCCCTTGCATCGCGTGAGGGCGTTTCGGCCGCCATAGTGACCGAAGTCCCAGTAACCCCAAGGGGTTTCGGTGCAAGAGAACGCCAACGGGGAGTCATGGCATACGGATAGGTGCGATCTGGTCGAACCACCGTGCGGGTGAAGGGAGTTGAGTTCGATTTATGCCACCCGGACGGGTGGCGTGACATCGGGCCGTCGAGCGACCGGATGTGTCAGGCGGCCGGCTGCAGCCTGCCGACGCGGTCGGCGTCGCACGTGCGCGGGCAGGTGACGCAGGTGTCGTCGGGCCGCAGGGTGTAGAAGAGGCAGCAGCTCGCCCGGTCGCGGGTCGGCAGCTGCTCGCCGTCCGGCCCGGTCAGCTCGCGGAAGCCGGCGGTGCCGACGTACGGCTTCGTGGCGCCGGGCAGCAGCTGCTCCAGCTCCCTCACGGCCCGCTCTTCCTCGCCGAGCAGATGTGCGATGTACCACAGGCCCTCGACGATCTCGTCGGTCGCCATGCCCCACAGGGCGCGCTTGCCGCGCCGCATCCGCGGCCCGAATCCTTCCAGGACGGGCCCGATGTGCTCGGCGACGGCCGAGCGCACCTCGGCGCGCAGCGCCTCCTCGTCCGGTACGACACGGGCACCGGGCAGCTGTGCCGCGGGATCGCCGGGCAGGCAGGCGAACTCCCTCACCCGAGCCGTCATGTGCCCCAGCGCGCGCTGGAAGGCGACACCCTCGACGGGCACCCGCGGCACACGGCGGTGCAGAAACCAGGGAACGGTGATCAGCAGGCAGGCCGGCCAGGCGTAGCGGTGCAGGCCGAAGCTCGCGATCACATCGGGGCGGGCCTGCTGTCCGTAGTCCCGGAGAACCTGGGCGTTGTCCCAGGCGAGAAAGGCATCGAGGGCGGAACCGCCGGCCGCGAGATCGCCCGCACCCACCCAGCCCCCGCCGGCCGGGGCCTGCTCGCCGTCCGCCAGCTCCCGTACGCGCAGCCCGGGGAAGACCTCGGCCAGGCGCGCGTACGCATCCGTGACGGGCGAGGTGAGACCGGGCAGCACGGCGGGAACGGTCATGTGGAGGGACCACCGAATCGCGATCGTTGGCAGGTTAGCCTTACCTTACCCGACGCAATCGATGTTTGAACTGTGACCCCGTCCGCTTATCGTGCACAGGGAGCCCCGCGTACGCGAGCCGGGCCCGCCAGGCAGCCGGAGGAGGACTCGAGTGGAGCAGGCCCGAGCGCGCGACGCCGCGACGCCGCATCCGTACGTGTCCGCGCCTGTCCCCGAACAGGCGGCACCGTCCGCTCGGCCGCGCATACCGGAACAGGCCCGTGGTGAGCACACCCACAGCGAACCGCCCGCGCCCGGCGCCGCCCCCCGCACGGTCCAGCGTCACTCCGTCCGCGGCCAGATCCTCCAAGCCCTGCGGGTCGCCCTCGTCGACGGCGAGCTGATTCCCGGCGAGGTCTACTCCGCCCCCGTGCTCGGCGAGCGCTTCGGCGTCTCGGCGACACCCGTACGCGAGGCGATGCAGCAGCTGGCGATCGAGGGCGCGGTCGAGGTCGTCCCGAACCGCGGCTTCCGCGTCGTCGAACGCACGCCCCGCGAGCTCGCCGAACTGGCGGAGGTCCGCGCCCTGATCGAGATCCCGGTCATGCTGCGCCTGGCCCGCGCGGTCCCCGCCGCCCGCTGGGCGGCGCTGCGCCCCCTGGCGGAGGCGACCGCCGCGGCGGCAGCGGTCGGCGACCGCGCTCACTACCTCGAGACGGACCGCGCCTTCCACCGCGCGGTTCTGGCTCTCGCCGGCAACCAGCAACTGCTGATGATCGCGGACGACCTGCACCGCCGCTCCCAGTGGCCCCTGACGAGCGCCCCGGCCACCCGCAGGGCCGACCTGGTGGCGGACGCCGCGGAACACATGGCGCTGCTGGAGGCACTGACCGCCCAGGACCTGCCGGTGGTGCAGTCGCTGGTGCGGGAGCACTTCACGGGCGCGGAGGCCTGACGGTCGAGGCAGTGGTACGCCACGCACGGCCGTGACGTCGCCCGGGCCGACCGGTGTGCGAGCGCCTCACCCCCGGGGGCGCCTCGCGGCGATCCGGGCTGCGGCCACCCAGCGGAAGGGCGGCACCCACCCGAAGGGCAGTACCCGCCCGAGGCCGGTCCCGGCCGACGATGTACAGGCCCTTGAGCAACACGACGTACGCGCCCTCGAGTAGCTCGGCGCATTCGGCCGCGGTTGGGAACTCGTGGGTGCCGCCGCCGGAGTCGGTGCGGATCAGGGTCTGCCGTCCGCGCCGGTGCCGCTTCGGCAACTGGGCCGAGGCCAGGCGGGCGGTTTCGATGTGGTCGGCGGCGGTGTTGCTGCCCGCGTTCCCGGGCGGCAGCAGGCCCGTGACCGGTTCTTCAGAACCCTTGCAGCCGTGGTCGACGAACGCCGGCAGCGGGTGATGCCCGAAGGTCTCCTCCAGGTGGCGGCCGCGTCCTGCTTCTCGGAGTGCGCCAGGACCAGCACCCCGTCGATGTAGACGAGCACCTCGCCGCTCGCATCCGGGGCTGCCTCGCCGGCCAAGCGCCAGACGTGTTCGCGGACTTCGGCCCGAGCCCGCCGGATCGCCGCGAGCGCGTGTGGCCCGGCGACGGCGAGGGTGAGCGATGAACCGTTCGTCGTCCAGGAACGCATCGATCCTGGCCAGCTCTGTGGGCAGCTGTCGCGCCTGCTCCGGCAGCACCACTCACCACATGTCCGGCACTCCCGCGACACGCAAAATCGCCACCACCCCCGGCTGCCGATGACCCGCGTGACTGTCCCGGCTCATTGGACGGCCCATCGGTCGATCGGGGTGACCCCGACCGCCTTCGTGCGGGCCGAACGCGTGAGTAGCACGAAAAATCCCCGCCAGGGGTTACCTGGCGGGGATTCGACATAGACGGGTCGGGTTTGTCCGGGGGAAACGCCGGCCGCGGGCACCCCTGGGAGGGGCGCCCGCGGCCGTCGGTATCGCGACCGAACGGTAGTCAGGCGCGACGAATCAGGTCTTCAGCCTGAAAGACGTGGTACTCGCCGTAGCCGAATCGTGCACCGATGGTCTCGTACCGCGTGTACTGCTCCCCGGTCAACGGTACGGACAGCACCATCAACACTCGCAGGAACAGCCGGAATCCGAGGTCAGGGTCGACCCGAGTGATGACCTGTTCCAGGGAGGCAAGAACCGTCGTGGCGGGAATTGGATGCCAGTCGGGACTGACCACCTTGTCCGCGCACAACCTCACCACCTCCCGGAGCTCGCGCAGAACCTCCTCCGTCATGTCGGTCCGGGGCGTTGGGACAACGGGGGTATACGACGGGGCAACTTCACGCAGGCGTCCCTCACATACCTCCGCGATCTGTCGCAGCCAGTCCCTACCGTCGATGGCGAACTGGTCGATGTTGAAGCCCCGGCCCGTCGCTGCCAGCCACAAGGTGGTGACCGTCTCGGTGGACAGATCGGACTCCAACAGTCTCAGCGTGTCCTCCAGCAGGATGGCCGCCTCGGACCCGGGGGTCCGCTCAGGGCCGTCGCCAGCGGCGGCGTTCCGCACGGTTTCCCGTGCGCCTCGGGTGTCCCACCCCGCTACGAACAGTGCGGTGAGCCCTGAGAGGCCGAAGTCCCACATGGCCTCACGCCGGGTCGTGTCGACTGGCGGCCAGATCACGCTCAAGCCGTCGTGCACTACCGCAGCCGGCCAGCCGAAGCGCTCACCCAGCCCGAGGAGTCTGTCGTACCTCTCCTTCTCGATCCGGATGGAGTAGACCTTCAACGCTCGGAGGAAGAGGCGGAAGCCGAGATCGGCGTCGGCCCGCGTGACGACTTGTTCCAAGCAGTCGACGAGATCCGACGGTGCGTCGGCACGGTCCAGTGCCGGGGCGAGGTTCCCGATCTCCGCTGCAACCGCCCGGCGCAGTTCCTCGTCCCGTACCGGCTGCACCGGGGGCGGCACATAGGATCTCTTGTCGCGCCGAAGCCGGTCGGTGGACAGCTCCGAGATCTTCTCCAGCCAGACACGGCTGCTCATGCCGTGGTCGGCCGGGTTGAAGCACTGGCCGACGGCAGCCATCCACACCGTGTGCAGAATCGCGTCGGGGAGCGAGGACGCCAGCAGGCGGCGGGCGTCCTCCCCCAGCTCCACGGCTTCCTCACCGTCGGACTCATCCGCCAGCTGTGCCACGGCATCGAGGGCACCCGTCCGATCGGAACGGCGGCCCAGGGAGCACATTCTCTCCGTCAAGCCGGTGAACCCGAAGTCTTCGGAGTGGCCGAGTTCGACGTACACGGAGCGCTTCTTTGTCACGGATCATCCCCTACCGCGGATAGGCGGTCTTGACGACGTATCCGCCACCGCCACGCCTGTGGCCCTTGACCCTCATCAAGATCACCACGACGTCATTTCCGACGGCCTTCACCGTCGTTCCGTCGGGATAGTACGCCTTGCCCAGAGATGGATACTTGTCCCACTGGCCGGTGATGGTCACTGGGTACTGCTCCCCGTCCCTGGCCTTGCTCAGCCACTTCTCGAAGGCATCCCACTTCTTCTTGTCCAGTACCTTCTGGCCCTGGCTGTTGGTGACGTGGAAGAAGTCTGACACCGCCCGGTCCACGGCCTGCTGCGCGATCTCCTGACTGGTCCAGATCGTGTTGGGCTTCCCCGTCTCCGCGGCGATCTCAAAGGCCCTCGCCGTATCGGGGTTGACGTGCTTCCTTCCAGGCAGGGGAGGGGACTGGACGACTCGTCCGGCTCAGCCGGGCTGGCAAAGCAGCCATCACCAACAGCGAGCAGCCGCCCAGACGCGAGAATCGCGATCTACAGCTGGAGTACTGAGCTCATCGCCTGAGGTCCGGACTCAGGCACGGGCGGTGTGGGCGATGAACGCGGTCCAAGCCGTGGGGGAGAGGGCGAGTTGGGGGCCGGCGGTGTCCTTGGAGTCGCGGATGTGGATGGTGGTGGGGCAGGTGGCGATCTCGACGCAGTCGCCGCCGCTGCTGTAGCTCGACTTGTGCCAGGAGAGGGCGACTTCGACGCAGTCGTCGCCGGAACCGCTGCTGTAGCTGCTCTTGAACCAGGACAGTTCGGTGGTGTTCACAGCGCTCCTCGCAGTCGCTCCAGCAGGCCCACGGAGTCCTCGGGGGTGAGGGCCTGCGAGCGCA includes:
- a CDS encoding GntR family transcriptional regulator, producing the protein MSAPVPEQAAPSARPRIPEQARGEHTHSEPPAPGAAPRTVQRHSVRGQILQALRVALVDGELIPGEVYSAPVLGERFGVSATPVREAMQQLAIEGAVEVVPNRGFRVVERTPRELAELAEVRALIEIPVMLRLARAVPAARWAALRPLAEATAAAAAVGDRAHYLETDRAFHRAVLALAGNQQLLMIADDLHRRSQWPLTSAPATRRADLVADAAEHMALLEALTAQDLPVVQSLVREHFTGAEA
- a CDS encoding DUF397 domain-containing protein, coding for MNTTELSWFKSSYSSGSGDDCVEVALSWHKSSYSSGGDCVEIATCPTTIHIRDSKDTAGPQLALSPTAWTAFIAHTARA
- a CDS encoding (2Fe-2S)-binding protein gives rise to the protein MTVPAVLPGLTSPVTDAYARLAEVFPGLRVRELADGEQAPAGGGWVGAGDLAAGGSALDAFLAWDNAQVLRDYGQQARPDVIASFGLHRYAWPACLLITVPWFLHRRVPRVPVEGVAFQRALGHMTARVREFACLPGDPAAQLPGARVVPDEEALRAEVRSAVAEHIGPVLEGFGPRMRRGKRALWGMATDEIVEGLWYIAHLLGEEERAVRELEQLLPGATKPYVGTAGFRELTGPDGEQLPTRDRASCCLFYTLRPDDTCVTCPRTCDADRVGRLQPAA
- a CDS encoding DUF2637 domain-containing protein, which gives rise to MRLTEISLDWLLPGGVLLVGAVTAVAVLARGKRAGDKAAKEDSWERSEERRRRKEAVYGTASYLLLFCCAAVAAALSFHGLVGFGRQNLNLSGGWEYLVPFGLDGAAMFCSVLAVREASHGDAALGSRLLVWTFAGAAAWFNWVHAPRGLDHAGAPQFFAGMSLSAAVLFDRALKQTRRAALREQGLVPRPLPQIRIVRWLRAPRETFGAWSLMLLEGVRTLDEAVDEVREDRREKERNRLRRRDRVKLERAQIRALNRQHRAWGRGHGTRRAELPTLNSAGGSPQAVGAVGSAAEPAITDPGQLPLRSRPSLQAVKESHGTEPRTVDLTAEDDTQALPRLDSLERKLKDLEQQFG